From one Sphaeramia orbicularis chromosome 9, fSphaOr1.1, whole genome shotgun sequence genomic stretch:
- the poli gene encoding DNA polymerase iota — protein sequence MENSEDEAGEDDTEWKNIFTDPTPGSDDNMIPTPAHRVIVHFDLDCFYAQVEMIRNPALKNVPLGIQQKNIVVTCNYVAREQGVTKLMFVTDAMEKCPQLVLVKGEDLTHYREMSYKVTELLMSYCPLVERLGFDENFMDITEMVERRLTQTHESHSYSFKGHVYNHINTDDTTGKHPRLALGSHVAAEVREAIHSKLGLTGCAGIATNKLLAKLVSGTFKPNQQTTLLPEDVSNIVSCLSSLRKVPGVGHQTAKRLQALGLVSVSDLQLFSLAELVREFGSPSAQRLKNLALGVDDSPVTPTGAPQSLSDEDSFKKISSTKDVLEKIQELLKSLLERMHKDGRQPQTFRLTIRRYSATNKWFSRESRQCPIPNHIGQKITSGSTDSALVQLLPLAMKLFHKMVDITAAFHLTLINVCFSNLHSRAAATGKCSITSFFSHSTSPRKSQSYSSQSQDDFSQSGGGQSMDHQSSPHSITQRTVASKNVSASEAVLHGFTRKQSPAVTVGVSHLQKPSCSVVRLNPDETCNIAMSQLPPNVDPEVFKVLPEEIQKELLSPAYSNSLSSFLPGKNTSPQCPSPSNPLPQTFTNSQNLNRKDAVDELDSSDRPTTWNPPLQPLGTSTAIHGEDSMTEEELSFPRSSDCEFPVNVDPKVFSELPPDVQKELMSEWKQHKPVLKAPSSKKPGRNSVTKDKKTGGQGSQANSLLKYFKPS from the exons ATGGAAAACAGTGAGGACGAAGCGGGAGAAGATGACACCGAATGGAAGAATATTTTCACAGATCCAACTCCTG gttcagACGATAATATGATACCAACACCTGCACATAGAGTCATTGTGCATTTTGACCTGGACTGCTTCTATGCTCAAGTAGAAATGATCAGAAATCCAGCTCTAAAAAATGTGCCTTTAG GCATTCAGCAGAAAAACATAGTAGTCACATGTAACTATGTGGCAAGAGAGCAAGGTGTCACCAAGCTGATGTTTGTGACTGATGCAATGGAAAAATGTCCTCAGCTGGTGCTGGTCAAAGGAGAAGACCTGACACATTACAGAGAAATGTCCTATAAAGTGACAG AGCTGCTGATGTCCTACTGTCCACTGGTAGAGAGGCTTGGATTTGATGAGAACTTCATGGACATCACGGAGATGGTGGAAAGACGGCTTACGCAGACACATGAATCACACAGCTACTCGTTTAAAGGCCATGTCTACAATCATatca aTACAGATGATACCACCGGTAAACACCCAAGGCTGGCTTTAGGTTCACATGTTGCTGCAGAGGTGAGAGAGGCCATCCACAGCAAACTGGGCCTGACCGGCTGCGCTGGCATCGCCACAAACAAACTGCTGGCCAAACTGGTGTCGGGCACCTTCAAACCAAATCAGCAAACCACTCTGTTGCCTGAGGATGTCAGCAACATTGTGAGTTGCCTGAGCAGCCTCCGCAAAGTACCAG GGGTGGGACACCAAACAGCCAAGAGACTTCAGGCCCTGGGATTGGTCAGTGTGAGTGACCTTCAGCTCTTCTCATTGGCTGAGTTAGTGAGAGAGTTTGGAAGCCCCAGTGCTCAGCGATTGAAGAATCTGGCCCTGGGTGTTGATGACTCACCTGTGACACCTACTGGGGCCCCACAG TCTCTCAGTGATGAAGATTCCTTCAAGAAAATTTCATCCACTAAAGATGTTTTGGAAAAGATTCAAGAGCTCCTGAAAAGCCTATTGGAAAG GATGCACAAAGATGGCAGGCAGCCCCAAACTTTCCGTCTCACCATTCGCAGATACTCTGCAACCAACAAGTGGTTCAGTCGTGAGAGTCGACAGTGTCCTATCCCCAATCACATAGGCCAGAAAATCACTTCTG GCAGTACTGACAGTGCCCTGGTCCAGCTGCTCCCCTTGGCCATGAAGCTCTTCCACAAGATGGTTGACATCACAGCTGCTTTCCACCTCACACTCATTAATGTTTGCTTTAGTAATCTGCACAGCAGAGCTGCTGCTACTGGAAAGTGCTCCATAACATCTTTCTTCAGTCACAGCACATCTCCTAGAAAGTCACAAAGCTACTCTTCACAAAGTCAG GATGATTTCTCTCAGAGCGGGGGTGGACAAAGCATGGATCATCAGTCCAGCCCACATAGCATTACCCAACGGACAGTAGCCTCAAAAAATGTTTCTGCCTCTGAAGCAGTATTACATGGATTTACAAGAAAACAGAGCCCTGCTGTCACTGTAGGTGTGTCTCATCTACAGAAACCATCCTGCAGCGTGGTGAGATTGAACCCAGATGAAACATGTAACATTGCAATGAGTCAGTTACCTCCAAATGTTGATCCAGAAGTGTTCAAGGTCCTCCCTGAAGAGATCCAGAAGGAGCTGTTATCTCCTGCCTATTCAAATTCCCTCTCCTCATTCCTACCAGGAAAAAACACTTCTCCACAATGCCCCTCACCCTCGAACCCACTCCCACAGACATTTACAAACTCACAAAATCTTAACAGAAAAGATGCTGTTGATGAATTGGATTCATCTGACAGACCAACCACATGGAATCCTCCACTGCAGCCCTTAGGCACAAGCACTGCAATTCATGGAGAAGACAGCATGACAGAAGAGGAACTGTCATTCCCCAGGTCTTCTGACTGCGAGTTCCCTGTAAATGTGGACCCTAAGGTGTTTTCAGAGCTTCCACCGGATGTTCAGAAGGAGCTGATGTCTGAATGGAAGCAACACAAGCCTGTCCTAAAAGCTCCTTCGTCTAAGAAACCTGGGAGAAACTCGGTGACCAAAGACAAAAAGACTGGAGGACAAGGCAGCCAAGCAAACAGTTTATTGAAATACTTCAAACCCAGTTAG